In Aegilops tauschii subsp. strangulata cultivar AL8/78 chromosome 3, Aet v6.0, whole genome shotgun sequence, one genomic interval encodes:
- the LOC109777480 gene encoding peroxidase 1 — protein MGMQSVCGGAGRWRRAVAWWGAVLVLAHLLNCGSAGLLDTNPGLAYNFYATTCPSAEATVRSITWAQVAGNQALPGQLLRLHFHDCFVKGCDASILLDNAQSEKTAPPNGSLGGYPVIDAIKAQLEKACPGVVSCADIVALAARDAVSYQFKASLWQVETGRRDGPVSLASNTGALPSPSAGFNGLLQSFAAKGLDVNDLVALSGAHTIGKASCSSVTPRLYQGNATSIDPLLDSTYAKTLMNACPNTPASTSTVDLDGATPFKFDGNYYTNLQNKRGVLASDAALTQNAAAATIVNDLTNPIKFYAAFSMSMKKMGRVDVLTLKNGQGKIRTKCNVP, from the exons ATGGGGATGCAATCAGTGTGCGGAGGAGCAGGGCGGTGGCGGCGAGCAGTGGCGTGGTGGGGGGCCGTCCTGGTCCTCGCCCATTTACTCAACTGCGGCAGCGCGGGGCTCCTGGACACCAACCCGGGCTTGGCCTATAACTTCTACGCGACGACGTGCCCCAGCGCCGAGGCCACCGTCCGGAGCATCACCTGGGCGCAGGTCGCCGGCAACCAGGCCCTCCCCGGCCAGCTCCTCAGGCTGCACTTCCACGACTGCTTCGTCAAG GGCTGCGACGCGTCCATCCTGCTGGACAACGCGCAGAGCGAGAAGACGGCGCCGCCCAACGGCTCCCTCGGCGGTTACCCGGTGATCGACGCTATCAAGGCGCAGCTCGAGAAGGCCTGCCCGGGCGTCGTCTCCTGCGCCGACATCGTcgcgctcgccgcccgcgacgCCGTCTCCTACCAGTTCAAGGCTTCGCTCTGGCAGGTGGAGACCGGCCGCCGGGACGGCCCCGTCTCGCTCGCCAGCAACACCGGCGCGCTGCCCTCGCCCTCTGCCGGCTTCAACGGCCTGCTGCAGAGCTTCGCCGCCAAGGGGCTCGACGTCAACGACCTCGTCGCGCTCTCCGGCGCGCACACCATCGGCAAGGCCAGCTGCTCCAGCGTCACGCCCAGGCTGTACCAAGGCAACGCCACCAGCATCGACCCCCTGCTCGACTCCACCTACGCCAAGACGCTCATGAACGCCTGCCCGAACACTCCAGCTTCGACGTCCACGGTGGACCTGGACGGCGCCACGCCGTTCAAGTTCGACGGCAACTACTACACCAACCTGCAGAACAAGCGGGGAGTGCTCGCCTCCGACGCCGCGCTCACGCAGAACGCCGCCGCCGCGACGATTGTCAACGACCTGACCAACCCGATCAAGTTCTATGCCGCCTTCTCCATGTCCATGAAGAAGATGGGCCGCGTCGACGTGCTCACCCTCAAGAACGGACAAGGGAAGATCAGGACCAAGTGCAATGTGCCGTGA